Proteins co-encoded in one Blastocatellia bacterium genomic window:
- a CDS encoding DUF3352 domain-containing protein, with translation MSSRVSLFVLVLTLGQISTVGFQSQSQRATSPSQTTRLESIVPADALAIVFIEDLAGLRNGFSQNRFYRLVRSTSPDSPLSRSIQDTVEAIQPVPGRLAYVFFDRPGSAMALPAAALVAEIGNPGLLDEAIRRFEERHAAFAPTTVERKGARITTVDRLFVGEKLSLARREKFLLLGHPSAVERIIDGIGVKPSLADNPLYQGTIEKSSPVPLRGFINLEKLSNFLIAMLAANPGRGGVSLLVPALQFAGISALKAATFTTNFTDKAVTDEFHLIVDGQRKNLITALLDIPTVPFAALSSIPDDAVLSMTVGTNLNQLYDALLTTLGPLIRMQLGGQTAEDAIARLETDLGFRIRAELIASLGNEFALAYIPRTQATSADLERVILLTVTDSRTLSTVAEKIYQRMKNQGGLTAAPVTYKSVTIYPIDPTLSVTVLKDIAVLASTEAVKRVVDAREAARTQGRSATLTSHLPSPGTAGLALFMSPGIFRMPAVRGLLGALPSTDPLIRALEAEWNPPVFGLGKKETTGVEVKLTSPWGVLGTLDLLAAHHASRQSSQPETAVPPAIPSYLRLLGEMSALVSPGSGPRHE, from the coding sequence ATGAGCAGCCGAGTCTCTCTTTTCGTTTTAGTTCTGACCCTCGGCCAGATCAGCACGGTCGGGTTTCAGTCTCAATCCCAGCGGGCGACGAGCCCATCTCAAACCACGCGACTGGAATCCATAGTGCCCGCGGATGCTTTGGCTATTGTCTTCATCGAGGACCTCGCGGGATTGAGAAACGGATTTTCGCAGAATCGCTTTTACCGGCTCGTTCGATCCACCTCACCGGACTCTCCCCTGAGCCGCTCGATTCAGGACACTGTCGAAGCGATTCAACCCGTGCCGGGTCGGCTGGCCTATGTTTTCTTTGATCGGCCCGGATCGGCAATGGCATTGCCCGCCGCCGCCCTGGTTGCGGAAATTGGAAATCCAGGTCTGCTGGACGAAGCCATACGGCGATTTGAAGAGAGACATGCGGCTTTCGCGCCCACAACGGTTGAGCGAAAGGGAGCCAGGATTACGACCGTAGATCGTCTGTTTGTCGGCGAAAAGCTGAGTCTCGCCCGAAGAGAGAAATTTCTCCTGCTCGGACACCCCTCGGCCGTCGAAAGGATTATTGATGGCATCGGCGTGAAGCCGTCGCTCGCCGACAATCCCCTGTATCAAGGGACGATTGAGAAATCCTCCCCGGTTCCCCTGAGGGGATTCATCAATCTCGAGAAGCTGTCCAACTTTCTTATCGCCATGCTGGCTGCCAATCCCGGACGCGGGGGCGTCTCGTTGCTTGTTCCGGCTCTCCAGTTCGCCGGCATTTCGGCGCTCAAGGCAGCGACGTTCACCACAAACTTTACCGATAAAGCGGTGACCGATGAGTTCCACCTCATTGTTGATGGCCAGCGAAAGAATCTCATCACGGCCTTGTTGGATATTCCCACTGTCCCCTTTGCCGCTCTCTCTTCGATTCCCGACGATGCGGTCCTCAGCATGACTGTCGGCACTAACCTCAATCAGCTTTACGACGCCTTGTTGACGACGCTCGGCCCCTTGATCCGAATGCAACTTGGGGGTCAAACGGCGGAGGATGCCATTGCCAGGCTGGAGACGGACCTCGGATTTCGCATTCGAGCCGAGCTGATCGCCTCGTTAGGTAACGAGTTCGCGCTCGCTTATATTCCCCGAACCCAGGCGACGTCGGCAGATCTCGAACGGGTGATTTTGCTGACGGTGACTGACTCGCGAACGCTTTCGACCGTTGCGGAGAAGATTTACCAGCGGATGAAGAATCAAGGGGGACTGACGGCGGCCCCGGTGACGTATAAGTCGGTGACCATTTATCCGATTGATCCCACGCTGTCGGTCACTGTCCTCAAAGACATCGCCGTCCTTGCGTCCACCGAAGCAGTCAAACGAGTCGTTGACGCCCGCGAGGCCGCTCGCACTCAGGGCCGTAGTGCTACCCTCACCAGCCATCTGCCATCGCCCGGAACAGCGGGCCTTGCTCTCTTCATGAGTCCGGGCATCTTCCGTATGCCTGCCGTTCGGGGTTTGCTCGGAGCTTTGCCCTCCACCGATCCTTTGATCCGGGCACTGGAAGCGGAATGGAATCCCCCTGTCTTCGGTCTGGGGAAAAAGGAAACTACTGGTGTGGAGGTGAAACTGACGAGCCCCTGGGGAGTGCTGGGCACGCTCGACCTGCTCGCCGCCCATCACGCTTCCCGTCAAAGCTCTCAACCAGAAACAGCCGTGCCTCCCGCGATTCCCTCCTATCTCCGCCTGCTCGGTGAAATGAGCGCACTCGTGAGTCCTGGGTCGGGTCCACGCCATGAGTGA
- a CDS encoding amino acid permease has protein sequence MANQLFAKKSIDDLRAEAANEEHGLKRALGPLNLTTLGIGAIIGAGIFVLTGNAAAQYAGPSIVLSFVLAGIGCVFAGLCYAEMAAMIPIAGSAYTYSYATMGQFFAWIIGWDLILEYSLGAATVAIGWSGYFVSFLKDFGIIVPPELTAATGTRLINVPGQGWTTFTTALADTLQKQGIDPSTLPQVTAIVNLPAILVIALVTILLVIGIKESANVNTAVVILKVSILLIFAAAGLVFLLQHPDVWRENWKEFIPPNTGEFGHFGWSGILRGAGVIFFAYIGFDAVSTAAQEAKNPQRDMPIGILGSLAICTIIYILVSGVLTGIVHYSRLLVPDPVAVGIDATGFTWLAPFVKIGAVGGLFSVILVMLLGQPRIFWTMARDGLLPQAFARVHPRFKTPHITTIITGVAVAIAAGMSPIHVVGELVSIGTLLAFVLVCSGVLVLRYTQPDAPRPFRAPGVPLTPILGVLVCLAQMLGLPKATWERLIIWMVLGLLIYFFYGIRRSRVAQVTAS, from the coding sequence GTGGCGAACCAGCTCTTTGCGAAAAAATCCATTGACGATCTTCGTGCCGAAGCTGCCAATGAGGAGCACGGATTGAAGCGTGCGCTCGGCCCGCTCAATCTCACGACCCTGGGAATTGGCGCAATCATCGGTGCGGGGATCTTCGTGCTGACGGGGAATGCGGCGGCGCAGTATGCCGGCCCGTCCATTGTGCTCTCTTTTGTCCTGGCCGGCATCGGTTGTGTTTTCGCCGGCCTTTGTTACGCCGAGATGGCTGCGATGATCCCCATCGCCGGTAGCGCCTATACCTATTCCTACGCCACAATGGGGCAGTTTTTCGCCTGGATCATCGGCTGGGACCTGATCCTCGAGTATTCGCTTGGGGCGGCCACGGTGGCCATCGGCTGGTCGGGCTATTTCGTCAGCTTCCTCAAAGATTTCGGCATCATCGTCCCGCCGGAGCTGACGGCAGCCACGGGGACCAGATTGATCAACGTCCCCGGTCAGGGATGGACGACGTTCACCACGGCGCTGGCCGACACATTGCAAAAACAAGGCATTGATCCCAGTACCTTGCCCCAGGTCACGGCGATTGTGAACCTCCCGGCCATATTGGTGATTGCGCTGGTGACGATTCTTCTGGTGATCGGGATCAAGGAGTCGGCCAATGTCAACACGGCCGTCGTGATCCTCAAAGTCTCCATCCTTCTGATCTTCGCGGCGGCGGGACTCGTCTTCTTGCTTCAGCATCCCGATGTCTGGCGGGAGAACTGGAAAGAGTTCATCCCTCCCAATACGGGTGAATTCGGACATTTCGGCTGGAGTGGGATCTTGCGCGGTGCGGGCGTCATCTTCTTCGCCTATATCGGATTTGATGCCGTTTCGACGGCCGCCCAGGAGGCCAAGAACCCTCAGCGGGACATGCCCATAGGAATCCTTGGGAGCCTGGCCATCTGCACGATCATTTACATTCTCGTCTCGGGGGTGCTCACGGGCATCGTTCATTATTCCCGGTTGCTCGTACCTGATCCGGTGGCGGTGGGCATTGACGCGACGGGATTCACCTGGCTGGCACCGTTTGTGAAAATCGGCGCCGTCGGCGGGTTGTTCTCGGTCATTCTGGTGATGCTACTCGGGCAGCCGCGCATCTTCTGGACAATGGCGCGTGATGGGCTGCTCCCGCAGGCTTTCGCCCGCGTGCATCCCCGATTCAAGACGCCGCACATCACCACCATCATCACCGGCGTCGCCGTAGCCATCGCTGCCGGGATGTCGCCAATTCATGTTGTGGGTGAACTGGTGAGCATCGGGACGCTCCTGGCCTTCGTGCTGGTATGTTCGGGGGTGCTGGTCTTGCGATACACTCAGCCGGATGCACCGCGTCCGTTTCGTGCTCCTGGAGTTCCGCTGACGCCGATCCTGGGTGTGCTCGTGTGCCTGGCACAAATGCTCGGATTGCCGAAAGCCACCTGGGAACGCCTGATCATCTGGATGGTACTCGGACTGCTCATCTATTTCTTCTACGGGATTCGTCGCAGCCGTGTGGCTCAGGTGACAGCATCGTAG